In Drosophila pseudoobscura strain MV-25-SWS-2005 chromosome 4, UCI_Dpse_MV25, whole genome shotgun sequence, the following proteins share a genomic window:
- the l(2)k14505 gene encoding ATP synthase mitochondrial F1 complex assembly factor 2: MNTKLMLSALRAVRVSTSNKWQVPALTTVRQYAAPPKRFYKKTSVLYTDGGYEVVLDHRKLKTPKGAPFTVKSEPLAIAVATEFDSQRDHIERSRMHLSALCFTAIDNPNNLNKLDMVNYLLNYMPTDTVLFQYDDERDLKELQKNEWDPVIEWFNQRFETNLQKTMNITPPTITDEDRVKVAKHFQSYSLDTLHGFVYAVDTLKSIILACAVIEQMLPVEKAVALSRLEEEYQIKFWGRVEWSHDLSQQELQARLAASVLFVQLNCSENFVKEKLIL; this comes from the exons ATGAATACAAAACTAATGTTAAGTGCCTTGAGAGCAGTACGAGTGAGTACCTCCAACAAATGGCAAGTGCCCGCCTTGACGACAGTGCGACAATACG CTGCGCCGCCAAAAAGATTCTACAAGAAGACTTCTGTGCTGTACACTGATGGTGGCTACGAGGTGGTGCTGGATCATAGGAAACTAAAGACACCAAAGGGCGCTCCCTTCACCGTCAAGAGCGAACCGCTGGCCATTGCCGTGGCCACGGAATTCGACAGCCAAAGGGATCACATCGAGAGGTCGCGCATGCACCTGTCGGCCCTGTGCTTCACGGCCATCGATAATCCCAATAATCTGAACAAACTGGATATGGTCAACTATCTCTTAAACTATATGCCCACCGATACGGTGCTCTTTCAATATGAT GATGAGCGAGATCTTAAGGAACTACAGAAAAACGAATGGGATCCAGTGATTGAGTGGTTCAATCAGCGCTTCGAGACGAATCTACAGAAAACCATGAACATAACACCGCCGACAATTACCGATGAGGATCGAGTGAAGGTGGCCAAACATTTCCAATCCTACAGCTTGGACACACTGCATG GCTTCGTATATGCTGTGGATACGTTGAAATCCATTATTTTGGCCTGTGCCGTCATAGAGCAGATGCTGCCCGTGGAAAAGGCAGTGGCACTGTCCCGGCTGGAGGAGGAGTATCAGATCAAGTTCTGGGGACGCGTCGAATGGTCCCACGATCTGAGCCAACAGGAACTGCAGGCGCGTCTGGCCGCATCAGTCCTCTTTGTACAGCTCAATTGTTCCGAGAACTTTGTTAAAGAAAAGCTGATACTGTAA
- the LOC6902599 gene encoding uncharacterized protein isoform X1, with amino-acid sequence MAVSNHRLYPSDEEYEEYSHMMRGIKTTDDLHKTYKPDAKSPKPTSILRNRQTEDSFNQNDGKAAAECNQNIGKHIKLQPVDVSTIIGPSYSILDLTKLNWELRRDVGSTTTIKAVQELYSCKRSLSSSSLEESPQTGVASDKRIASGRSNWLKCSKYSNSECKENKCKAACKRKKACYATVSYADPEQSYAESERNQYYPESQQSQVYPQSEQSQVYPQSQQSQVYPQSQQSQVYPQSQQGQVYPKSEQSQVYPESEQSRVFAKEEKSCSFHESKPNHGSPKLKQNPVYTESQENSYYPESEACHRSPNRVSPRQGSSKFQQNSVYSESKQSRCSAESDRKTDHYNMKSTSTFNTSNGTEYTDESCLRTQAYDRHAQSPRCESSRDSHKFEEEQRMTDCSRQSHKGVTDAASHPGYSNYSCPSPCPVPLVPRTNSSCHGAPTNENSWHGDAMESCGTAKTRGMKRPANSCSGSSMSGTPSAACSLDDGQNENSACNCVDIESFLANCKKHPAQCCDPCEGCCPVFSPPYMRPCAPSCSPPEPPCISNECFCMGYVHDMLEDRSVYAVSYRPVMCCGNNFKHASNGNSCLCSDLPLGGGCGPCSNVCPPSPCCFSAESPSCCGASCPGVCPPACGGCPVSCLYPLARLSPGYCNSYPCGGCNAYCI; translated from the exons ATGGCGGTCTCCAATCACCGCCTTTATCCCAGCGATGAGGAATATGAAGAGTATAGCCATATGATGAGAGGCATCAAAACCACCGATGATCTCCACAAGACCTATAAACCCGACGCAAAATCTCCGAAACCAACTTCCATCTTGAGAAACAGACAAACCGAAGATTCTTTCAATCAAAACGATGGCAAAGCTGCTGCAGAATGTAATCAGAACATTGGCAAACACATAAAGTTGCAGCCTGTCGACGTTAGCACAATCATAGGACCAAGTTATAGTATATTGGATTTAACTAAACTAAACTGGGAACTGAGACGAGATGTAGGTTCTACAACAACCATCAAAGCCGTTCAGGAGCTCTACTCCTGTAAGAGATCCTTAAGCAGCTCAAGCCTCGAGGAAAGCCCACAAACGGGTGTGGCGAGTGATAAACGCATTGCCTCCGGGCGAAGTAACTGGTTAAAATGTAGTAAATATTCGAATAGCGAGTGCAAGGAGAATAAGTGCAAAG CTGCTTGTAAGCGCAAAAAGGCATGTTATGCCACCGTTAGCTATGCGGACCCAGAGCAAAGCTATGCCGAATCAGAACGAAACCAGTACTATCCCGAGTCGCAACAAAGCCAGGTCTATCCTCAGTCGGAACAAAGCCAGGTCTATCCTCAGTCGCAACAAAGCCAGGTCTATCCCCAGTCGCAACAAAGCCAGGTCTATCCCCAGTCGCAACAAGGCCAGGTCTACCCCAAGTCGGAGCAAAGCCAGGTCTACCCCGAGTCGGAACAAAGCCGAGTCTTTGCCAAAGAGGAAAAAAGCTGTAGCTTTCACGAATCGAAACCAAACCATGGCTCCCCcaaattgaaacaaaatcCTGTCTATACCGAATCGCAAGAAAACTCTTACTACCCCGAGTCGGAAGCATGTCACAGGTCGCCCAATCGTGTTTCACCAAGGCAAGGCTCATCCAAATTCCAGCAAAATTCAGTCTATTCCGAATCGAAGCAAAGCCGTTGCTCTGCCGAATCGGACAGAAAAACTGACCATTACAACATGAAAAGTACTTCAACATTCAACACAAGCAATGGCACTGAATATACCGATGAATCATGCCTCAGAACTCAGGCTTATGATCGCCATGCCCAATCTCCAAGGTGCGAAAGTTCACGGGACTCCCATAAGTTTGAGGAAGAGCAGCGGATGACAGATTGCAGTAGGCAATCTCATAAAGGGGTTACAGACGCTGCTAGTCATCCTGGGTATTCGAATTATTCCTGCCCATCACCATGCCCCGTTCCACTTGTTCCCAGGACGAATAGCAGCTGTCACGGTGCACCAACGAATGAAAATTCTTGGCATGGAGACGCCATGGAGAGTTGCGGAACAGCAAAGACCAGAGGCATGAAGAGGCCTGCAAATTCTTGCAGTGGTTCTTCCATGTCTGGCACTCCCTCCGCGGCATGCTCGTTGGATGACGGTCAAAATGAAAACTCTGCCTGCAATTGTGTGGATATTGAGAGCTTCCTCGCAAATTGCAAGAAACACCCGGCACAATGCTGCGATCCATGTGAGGGCTGCTGTCCCGTATTCTCACCTCCCTACATGAGACCCTGCGCACCTTCTTGCAGCCCCCCAGAGCCCCCCTGCATCAGCAACGAATGCTTCTGCATGGGCTATGTGCATGATATGCTGGAGGATCGATCCGTCTACGCTGTATCCTATCGGCCGGTTATGTGTTGCGGCAACAATTTCAAACATGCTTCCAATGGAAATAGTTGCCTCTGCTCAGACCTGCCGCTGGGCGGTGGTTGCGGACCCTGCAGCAATGTCTGTCCCCCCAGTCCATGTTGCTTTTCCGCGGAATCGCCCTCATGCTGCGGTGCCTCTTGTCCGGGTGTCTGTCCACCCGCTTGCGGCGGTTGTCCGGTAAGCTGCTTGTATCCACTGGCACGACTCAG TCCGGGTTATTGTAACTCCTATCCCTGCGGTGGATGCAATGCATATTGCATTTAA
- the LOC6902599 gene encoding uncharacterized protein isoform X2, producing MAVSNHRLYPSDEEYEEYSHMMRGIKTTDDLHKTYKPDAKSPKPTSILRNRQTEDSFNQNDGKAAAECNQNIGKHIKLQPVDVSTIIGPSYSILDLTKLNWELRRDVGSTTTIKAVQELYSCKRSLSSSSLEESPQTGVASDKRIASGRSNWLKCSKYSNSECKENKCKAACKRKKACYATVSYADPEQSYAESERNQYYPESQQSQVYPQSEQSQVYPQSQQSQVYPKSEQSQVYPESEQSRVFAKEEKSCSFHESKPNHGSPKLKQNPVYTESQENSYYPESEACHRSPNRVSPRQGSSKFQQNSVYSESKQSRCSAESDRKTDHYNMKSTSTFNTSNGTEYTDESCLRTQAYDRHAQSPRCESSRDSHKFEEEQRMTDCSRQSHKGVTDAASHPGYSNYSCPSPCPVPLVPRTNSSCHGAPTNENSWHGDAMESCGTAKTRGMKRPANSCSGSSMSGTPSAACSLDDGQNENSACNCVDIESFLANCKKHPAQCCDPCEGCCPVFSPPYMRPCAPSCSPPEPPCISNECFCMGYVHDMLEDRSVYAVSYRPVMCCGNNFKHASNGNSCLCSDLPLGGGCGPCSNVCPPSPCCFSAESPSCCGASCPGVCPPACGGCPVSCLYPLARLSPGYCNSYPCGGCNAYCI from the exons ATGGCGGTCTCCAATCACCGCCTTTATCCCAGCGATGAGGAATATGAAGAGTATAGCCATATGATGAGAGGCATCAAAACCACCGATGATCTCCACAAGACCTATAAACCCGACGCAAAATCTCCGAAACCAACTTCCATCTTGAGAAACAGACAAACCGAAGATTCTTTCAATCAAAACGATGGCAAAGCTGCTGCAGAATGTAATCAGAACATTGGCAAACACATAAAGTTGCAGCCTGTCGACGTTAGCACAATCATAGGACCAAGTTATAGTATATTGGATTTAACTAAACTAAACTGGGAACTGAGACGAGATGTAGGTTCTACAACAACCATCAAAGCCGTTCAGGAGCTCTACTCCTGTAAGAGATCCTTAAGCAGCTCAAGCCTCGAGGAAAGCCCACAAACGGGTGTGGCGAGTGATAAACGCATTGCCTCCGGGCGAAGTAACTGGTTAAAATGTAGTAAATATTCGAATAGCGAGTGCAAGGAGAATAAGTGCAAAG CTGCTTGTAAGCGCAAAAAGGCATGTTATGCCACCGTTAGCTATGCGGACCCAGAGCAAAGCTATGCCGAATCAGAACGAAACCAGTACTATCCCGAGTCGCAACAAAGCCAGGTCTATCCTCAGTCGGAACAAAGCCAGGTCTATCCTCAGTCGCAACAAAGCCAG GTCTACCCCAAGTCGGAGCAAAGCCAGGTCTACCCCGAGTCGGAACAAAGCCGAGTCTTTGCCAAAGAGGAAAAAAGCTGTAGCTTTCACGAATCGAAACCAAACCATGGCTCCCCcaaattgaaacaaaatcCTGTCTATACCGAATCGCAAGAAAACTCTTACTACCCCGAGTCGGAAGCATGTCACAGGTCGCCCAATCGTGTTTCACCAAGGCAAGGCTCATCCAAATTCCAGCAAAATTCAGTCTATTCCGAATCGAAGCAAAGCCGTTGCTCTGCCGAATCGGACAGAAAAACTGACCATTACAACATGAAAAGTACTTCAACATTCAACACAAGCAATGGCACTGAATATACCGATGAATCATGCCTCAGAACTCAGGCTTATGATCGCCATGCCCAATCTCCAAGGTGCGAAAGTTCACGGGACTCCCATAAGTTTGAGGAAGAGCAGCGGATGACAGATTGCAGTAGGCAATCTCATAAAGGGGTTACAGACGCTGCTAGTCATCCTGGGTATTCGAATTATTCCTGCCCATCACCATGCCCCGTTCCACTTGTTCCCAGGACGAATAGCAGCTGTCACGGTGCACCAACGAATGAAAATTCTTGGCATGGAGACGCCATGGAGAGTTGCGGAACAGCAAAGACCAGAGGCATGAAGAGGCCTGCAAATTCTTGCAGTGGTTCTTCCATGTCTGGCACTCCCTCCGCGGCATGCTCGTTGGATGACGGTCAAAATGAAAACTCTGCCTGCAATTGTGTGGATATTGAGAGCTTCCTCGCAAATTGCAAGAAACACCCGGCACAATGCTGCGATCCATGTGAGGGCTGCTGTCCCGTATTCTCACCTCCCTACATGAGACCCTGCGCACCTTCTTGCAGCCCCCCAGAGCCCCCCTGCATCAGCAACGAATGCTTCTGCATGGGCTATGTGCATGATATGCTGGAGGATCGATCCGTCTACGCTGTATCCTATCGGCCGGTTATGTGTTGCGGCAACAATTTCAAACATGCTTCCAATGGAAATAGTTGCCTCTGCTCAGACCTGCCGCTGGGCGGTGGTTGCGGACCCTGCAGCAATGTCTGTCCCCCCAGTCCATGTTGCTTTTCCGCGGAATCGCCCTCATGCTGCGGTGCCTCTTGTCCGGGTGTCTGTCCACCCGCTTGCGGCGGTTGTCCGGTAAGCTGCTTGTATCCACTGGCACGACTCAG TCCGGGTTATTGTAACTCCTATCCCTGCGGTGGATGCAATGCATATTGCATTTAA
- the Hr39 gene encoding nuclear hormone receptor FTZ-F1 beta: MPNMSSIKAEQQSAPMGGTGSYQLPVNMCTSSSNSSNSSAMTMTTTTGSATPSRHNVSVTNIKCELEELPTPNGNLVPVIANYNHGSLRIPLSGQPHTAEEESDSEAELTNIENLKVRRRAADKNGPRPMSWEGELSEPEENGGSCGGGGAELMETETVIKSEVCSTSTPIQAASTTCPTMQPIKTELENIAGELQHHPRSNAYPVSSCNGPAKLKLAPTQSDPINLKYEPPLGDNNSPLLTTRNKSNSGGHLPLPANPSPDSAIHSVYTHSSPSQSPLTSRHAPYTPSLSRNNSDASHSSCYSYSSEFSPTHSPIQARHAPPAGSMYPGSGSAAGNGGAGSSYGNGVHHHGMLYRPLKAEASSTGGSSQESAQNLSMDSASSAMDPLGSGSLPASPAGISRQQLINSPCPICGDKISGFHYGIFSCESCKGFFKRTVQNRKNYVCVRGGPCQVSISTRKKCPACRFEKCLQKGMKLEAIREDRTRGGRSTYQCSYTLPNSMLSPLLSPDQAVAAAAVASVANHQHQHQQHHQHQHQQQRLQQQMNGFSGSTSLPASPSLGGASIKTEESEAKTLRASSIPTLLQEIMEVEHLWQYTDAELARINQPLSAFASGGSSSSSSSSSAASTAHQNHQQQQQQQQPHQHQQQQLTNPLLASAGLSSNGENANPDLIAHLCNVADHRLYKIVKWCKSLPLFKNISIDDQICLLINSWCELLLFSCCFRSIDTPGEIKMSQGRKITLSQAKTNGLQTCIERMLNLTDHLRRLRVDRYEYVAMKVIVLLQSDTSELHEAVKVRECQEKALQGLQAYTLAHYPDTPSKFGELLLRIPDLQRTCQLGKEMLTIKTRDGADFNLLMELLRGEH; the protein is encoded by the exons ATGCCGAATATGTCTAGCATTAAGGCCGAGCAGCAGAGTGCCCCAATGGGGGGCACAGGCAGCTACCAACTACCCGTGAACAtgtgcaccagcagcagcaacagcagcaacagcagcgcgatgacgatgacgacgacgacaggaTCGGCGACGCCGTCGCGTCACAATGTGTCCGTGACGAACATTAAATGTGAATTGGAGGAGCTTCCCACGCCGAATGGCAATCTGGTGCCGGTCATCGCCAACTATAATCATGGCAGCCTGAGGATACCCCTCAGTGGGCAGCCACACACCGCGGAGGAAGAGTCGGACTCCGAGGCGGAGCTCACGAATATCGAGAACCTGAAGGTGCGCCGGCGGGCGGCGGATAAGAACGGACCCCGACCCATGTCCTGGGAGGGGGAACTGAGCGAACCCGAGGAGAACGGAGGCAGCTGTGGCGGAGGAGGGGCAGAGCTGATGGAAACGGAGACGGTGATCAAGAGTGAGGTGTGCAGCACGTCGACGCCCATTCAGGCGGCGTCCACCACCTGCCCCACGATGCAGCCGATCAAAACGGAGCTGGAGAACATTGCCGGAGAGCTGCAGCATCATCCGCGAAGCAACGCCTATCCGGTGTCCAGCTGCAACGGTCCCGCGAAACTGAAGCTGGCGCCCACCCAGAGCGATCCGATCAATCTCAAGTATGAGCCCCCCCTGGGGGACAACAATTCCCCGCTGCTGACGACCCGCAACAAGTCGAACAGTGGGGGACACCTGCCGCTGCCAGCGAATCCCAGTCCCGACTCTGCCATACATTCCGTCTACACCCACAGCTCACCGTCGCAGTCGCCGCTGACGTCGCGGCATGCACCGTACACGCCGTCGCTGAGTCGCAACAACAGCGACGCCTCGCACAGCAGttgctacagctacagctcgGAGTTCAGTCCGACGCACTCGCCGATTCAGGCGCGGCATGCCCCACCGGCGGGATCCATGTATCCGGGCAGCGGATCCGCGGCAGGAAACGGAGGAGCCGGAAGCAGCTACGGGAACGGCGTGCATCATCATGGTATGCTGTACAGGCCGCTCAAAGCGGAGGCCTCCTCAACGGGTGGATCGAGCCAGGAGTCGGCACAAAATCTCAGCATGGACTCGGCTTCCAGTGCCATGGATCCGCTAGGATCGGGCTCGCTGCCTGCCTCCCCGGCCGGGATCTCCCGCCAGCAGCTGATCAACTCCCCCTGCCCGATCTGTGGGGACAAGATCAGTGGCTTCCACTATGGCATCTTCTCCTGCGAGTCCTGCAAGGGTTTCTTCAAGCGCACCGTCCAGAATCGCAAGAACTACGTGTGCGTCCGTGGGGGACCCTGCCAGGTGAGCATTTCCACGCGCAAAAAGTGCCCTGCCTGTCGGTTCGAGAAGTGCCTGCAGAAGGGCATGAAACTGGAGGCCATTCGCGAGGATCGCACCCGTGGCGGTCGCTCCACCTATCAATGCTCCTACACGCTGCCCAATTCGATGTTGAGTCCGCTCTTGAGCCCGGATCAGGCGGTGGCAGCCGCTGCGGTAGCTTCAGTGGCCAatcatcagcaccagcaccagcagcatcatcagcaccagcatcaacagcagagactccagcagcagatgaATGGCTTTTCGGGGTCGACATCCCTGCCGGCGAGTCCCAGTCTGGGAGGAGCATCCATCAAAACAGAGGAATCCGAGGCGAAAACATTAAGAGCGAGCAGTATTCCAACGCTATTGCAG GAAATCATGGAAGTTGAACATCTTTGGCAGTACACCGATGCAGAGCTGGCCCGCATCAATCAGCCATTGTCCGCCTTTGCCTCTGGTGGCAGCTcctcgtcatcatcgtcatcgtctgcCGCCTCAACGGCACACCAgaaccaccaacagcagcagcagcagcaacagccgcatcagcaccagcagcagcaattgaCCAACCCACTGCTGGCCAGTGCCGGTCTCTCGTCCAACGGGGAGAACGCCAATCCCGATCTGATTGCTCATCTCTGCAATGTGGCCGATCATCGTCTCTACAAGATTGTCAAATGGTGCAAGAGTCTGCCGCTCTTTAAGAACATTTCG ATCGATGATCAAATCTGTTTGCTGATCAATTCGTGGTGCGAACTGTTGCTCTTCTCCTGCTGTTTCCGTTCGATTGATACGCCCGGGGAGATAAAGATGTCCCAAGGCAGAAAGATAACACTATCACAGGCCAAAACGAATGGGCTTCAG ACCTGCATTGAACGCATGCTCAATCTGACGGACCATTTGAGGCGTCTGCGCGTGGACCGCTACGAATATGTTGCCATGAAGGTGATAGTGCTGCTGCAGTCAG ACACCTCAGAGCTGCATGAGGCGGTGAAAGTGCGGGAGTGCCAGGAGAAGGCATTGCAGGGCCTGCAGGCCTATACGCTGGCCCACTATCCGGATACGCCTTCCAAGTTTggagagctgctgctgcgtatACCCGACCTGCAGCGCACATGTCAG CTGGGCAAGGAAATGCTGACGATCAAGACACGCGATGGAGCTGACTTCAATTTGCTGATGGAGCTGTTGCGCGGAGAACATTGA